The Stratiformator vulcanicus genome has a segment encoding these proteins:
- a CDS encoding SDR family oxidoreductase, giving the protein MRVLVIGANGRTGGLCIKRLAESDHQPVAMIRRPEQQIAFTEAGIPTVRGDLEHPIDEAVQGCDAVIFAAGSGGNTGKDKTVLIDHLGGIRAAVAAATNGVKRFLMLSSMNSTPTAQTPIKHYHRAKAAADDFLMNMDQVLDEPLDWTIVAPGRLNDDESTGFVEIRSEITGSGSTSRAHTADVLVACLDLPNTVGKRFAVIDGAQPMNEALADI; this is encoded by the coding sequence ATGAGAGTGCTTGTGATCGGAGCGAACGGCCGGACGGGCGGGTTGTGCATCAAGCGACTGGCCGAATCGGATCATCAGCCCGTGGCAATGATTCGCAGGCCCGAGCAGCAAATCGCTTTCACCGAGGCCGGGATTCCGACGGTGCGAGGCGATCTCGAACACCCGATCGACGAGGCGGTTCAAGGCTGCGACGCGGTGATCTTCGCAGCGGGCTCCGGCGGCAATACGGGCAAAGATAAAACCGTCTTGATCGATCATCTCGGCGGAATACGTGCAGCCGTCGCCGCGGCGACGAACGGGGTGAAGCGGTTCCTCATGCTCAGTTCGATGAATTCGACACCGACTGCTCAGACGCCGATCAAGCACTACCATCGGGCCAAGGCCGCGGCCGACGACTTTCTGATGAACATGGACCAGGTGCTCGACGAGCCCCTCGATTGGACGATCGTGGCTCCCGGTCGGCTCAATGACGACGAGTCGACCGGCTTTGTGGAAATCCGTTCGGAGATCACCGGTTCCGGCTCAACGTCCCGAGCCCATACGGCGGATGTCCTCGTGGCCTGCCTCGACCTGCCGAATACTGTCGGCAAACGCTTCGCCGTCATCGATGGAGCCCAACCGATGAATGAAGCCCTCGCCGATATTTGA